One segment of Brassica napus cultivar Da-Ae chromosome C3, Da-Ae, whole genome shotgun sequence DNA contains the following:
- the LOC106404930 gene encoding MYB-like transcription factor ODO1 — translation MGRQPCCDKLGVKKGPWTTEEDKKLINFILNNGHCCWRALPKLAGLRRCGKSCRLRWTNYIRPDLRRGLLSHEEEQLVIDLHAHIGNKWSKIASRLPGRTDNEIKNHWNTHIKKKLVKMGIDPVTHQPLNQDPNSTDNPKNSCSVSDDISMVTKSSSTKNIETNGTTTEDESISTITDQNSSMDNDNHQLSNIYNDEEFFSYLWSDESTKAETPWSDSNYDVGGTLYHDNNVSCAGADFPICSPERINGVDWTFQDYCQDFGVHDFGF, via the exons ATGGGGAGGCAGCCATGCTGTGACAAGCTAGGGGTAAAGAAAGGGCCGTGGACGACGGAGGAAGACAAGAAGCTCATAAATTTCATACTCAACAACGGCCATTGTTGCTGGCGTGCGCTGCCGAAGCTGGCCGGTCTCCGCCGCTGTGGGAAAAGCTGTCGCCTCCGATGGACCAACTACATCCGGCCTGACTTGAGGAGAGGCCTTCTCTCTCACGAGGAGGAACAACTTGTCATCGATCTTCATGCTCATATTGGCAATAA GTGGTCTAAGATAGCTTCAAGATTACCAGGAAGAACAGATAACGAAATAAAAAACCATTGGAACACTCACATCAAGAAAAAACTTGTTAAGATGGGAATCGACCCTGTGACCCATCAACCTCTAAACCAAGACCCTAATAGTACCGATAACCCCAAAAACAGTTGTTCAGTTTCCGATGATATCTCAATGGTTACAAAGAgtagcagcaccaaaaacataGAGACAAATGGGACGACAACAGAAGACGAAAGCATCAGCACAATTACTGATCAAAACAGTTCCATGGATAATGATAATCATCAACTTAGTAACATTTATAATGATGAAGAATTTTTTAGCTACTTATGGTCAGATGAGAGTACTAAAGCTGAGACTCCGTGGAGTGATAGTAACTATGACGTTGGTGGAACATTATATCATGATAATAATGTTTCTTGCGCAGGAGCAGATTTTCCGATATGTTCACCGGAAAGAATCAACGGCGTGGATTGGACGTTTCAGGATTATTGTCAAGACTTTGGTGTACATGATTTTGGGTTTTGA